CGTCCGAGCACCGCACAAAAAACGGCTGTCAGTCTGACCGAAATTAACAAAGAAACCATAGAATCACGCGGCGCGCAGCATCTCGAAGAAGTGTTGAATCTGGCCCCAAATGTCAATATATCAGCAGGGGCATCGAGAGGGCGCTTTTTTCAAATTCGTGGGATGGGCATACTCAGTCAATATGATAATCCCGTGAATCCATCCGTGGGTTTAATCATTGATGGTATCGACTTTAGCCGCTTGGGTGGCGCCGCGACCATGTTTGATATTGACGCGGTAGAAGTACTACAAGGGCCACAAGGCACTAAATTTGGCCCAAATGCGATCGCGGGCGCCATTACGATGCGCAGTGTCGAGCCGACTAAAGCATTTAAAATGCGGGCACAAGCGGGCATGGGTGAATATAACACCCTTAATCTTGGTGTGGCCGTTGGCGGGACTATTGTCGAAGATCAGTTACTCGGGCGCGCCTCGATTTACACACACAAATCTGATGGCTACATGCAAAACGACACATTGGGCCGTGATAACACGCAAAAACAGGATGAGTTAACGTTCCGAAGTAAGTTTAAGTTATTCGCGACGGAAGATTTAACTTTTGACTTCACCCTGATGCATGTGAATGTCGATAACGGCTATGACGCATTTACCTTGGATAACTCTAGACGTAGTCGGTCCAACCAACCTGGCGTCGACACGCAAAATACTAACGCTTTTGCCGTTAAAGCCAACTGGCAAGCCTCAGATGCTGTGATTATTCAATCAGAAGCCAGTTATTTGAATTCTTCATCCACCTACAGTTTTGATGGCGACTGGAGAACAGAGAATGACGGCGAGAAACATAACCGAGATCGCGATAACTACGCATTTGAGTTGCGCGCCTTGTCTGACAGCGCAGGGCGTATTTTTAACGGCTCTACAGATTGGACGGTGGGTGTATACCGGTTTGTGCAAGACGAAAAATTCAAATCTCGTTTGGACTATCGCAGTTTCGGGCCTAGCGAAATCACGCAGGTTGCCGGTAAATACAATACTGAAAATACCGCAGTATTTGGGCAACTAGATAGCCATTTATCCGATAAGTTGACGTTGATTTCGGGGTTGCGTGTTGAAGCTTTTAAGGCAGAATACGCCGATAGTGGTACGGTCAAGACAATCCCTAGCAGCGTGCGCAAGAACGTCAATGAAGTACTGCTCGGCGCAAAATTGGGTTTGAATTATCAGGCGAACGCCAATCAACTCCTCTACACCACCTTAACGCGCGGTTATAAGCCTGGCGGTATTAATAATAATGCTAATTTGCCACAAAACCAGAGAGAGTTTAATACGGAGTATATGTGGAACGTTGAAACAGGCCTGAAATCCAGTTGGCTCGATGGCTCTCTGATAACCAATCTGGCAGCTTTTTATGCCAAACGGTTGGATGCACAAACACAAAGCTCTACCTATACCCCCAATACGGGCAGTTTTATTGATTTTTATGACAATGCAGCCCGAGCAACACATCAAGGGCTTGAGGCCAGTATAGATTGGTTTATGACGGATCATTTCCGAGTCATGGGCTCATTGGGCTATCTGGATGCAAAATTTGATAGCTATCAGAATGCCAATCCGAGTGCTTATAACCCGGAAGGCCGCCAAGTCGCGCATGCGCCTAAATATACGGTGAATTTGGGTGCTGAGTTCTACGCAAGTGAAGCCTGGACGCTGCGTGCAAATGTCGAAGGCAAAGATGGCTTCTATTTTTCAGATAGCCATAATGCCCAATCCAATGGCTATGCTTTATTAAATGCCAGTGCTGATTATCGGTATGATAAACATTGGACAGTCCGCATATGGGCAAGAAATATGTTGGATAAAGACTATGCTACGCGTGGATTTTTCTTCCCCAACAATCCAGCTAATGGCTTTCTCATCAGTGAGAAATATGTTCAATATGGCGAGCCACGTGTCGCTGGGTTCACGGTGACTTACGATTATTAAAGCAAAAAGGGGCGTTCTGGCGCCTTTTTAATGCACTCAACACGGGAGTTTGTATGCGTATTTCAGTCGATATCAGTTTGTATCCCTTAACCGAGGGTTATGTAGAGCCTATTTTGGAGTTTATCAACAAGCTCGAAGCCAATCCAAATCTGGTGGTGAAGCGTAATAGCTTAGCGACCCAGGTGTTTGGCGCGTATCGCGACGTGATGGATTGTCTCGATGCAGAAATGGAGGCAGTATTTAATGCGCTGCCGCATAGTGTGTTTGTGATGAAGTTTATTGGCACCGACAGGGCGGATGTGGTCGATGTTTAAGCTTTTCACAGATCAACAATGCCGGTTTATCTCTGGGATCGTATTCACTTGTTGAGGGTTGGCAGGTCATGAATGCTATCGATTATCAGACGATTGTGACTGCATTTCATCAAATGTCCGGTTGGGAAATTGCCGCGGCAATGATGGGTGTGGCTTATATATTGCTGGCGGCAAAAACGTCGCAATGGTGCTGGCTGTTTGCCTTTTTAAGCACGCTGGTTTACACCGCGCTGTTTTGGGAGGGGCAGCTTCCCATGCAGGCGCTGCTTAACTTTTATTATATGGGGATGGCGATCTACGGGTTTTGGTTATGGCAGCAGCATGGCAAGCAAACTGAAACGTTGCGGATTAGCCGTTGGCCTTGGCTGTGGCATGTTGGTTTTATTGCCGTAGGGATCGTTGTGAGTGCTTTAGTGACTGCCTATTTGCAAAAAACCGGACAATCGCAAAGCCCGATGTTAGATGCCTATACCACGGTATTTTCTGTGATGAATACTTGGCTCATTGCCAGAAAGATTTTAGAAAACTGGCTATATTGGGTTGTGGTTGATGGGGCGGCGACCCTCCTGTACGTGCAAACAGGCTATTACGCAACCGCCGTTTTATTTGTTTTAAACACGATTCTGGCCCTGGTCGGCTTTATCAGTTGGGTAAAGCTTTACCGCCAACAAACGATGTCAATGGACAATTTGGTGATGCAAAAGGGATGAATTTTTTAAAGTTGCTGCATCCACTTTGCTAAGTTTGTTTCTCCCAGTATGTTCATCAAAAACAACAATAGCTGATAGCAGGCGGTTTCTTTCGTATGCGCAGGCCATCGATGGCTTTGCGTGTAATGCTGTTTAAAGATGACCAGTTGTGCGGGTGTGAATACATATTCGAGTAACAGTAAGTCTAGCGTACGCGGTGCAATCACAAACGCATCCAAATCAATGAGCGCCAGGGTATTGTCTTCTGAGCCACGAAATTGATCCCAGCGCAAATCCAGCATCATCGGCACAAATTGAGTTTCATGGATCTGGTCAATCTGCGCTAATGCTTTAATCAGCGTGGGTTCGGTCATCGACATCCCCTGTTTGTTGGCTAAAAAAACAAGGGTGTCATGTAAACGGCTTGCCCATGCTTCGGCAGTAAATACTGGCTTGTGCAGTGTGCCCCAATTCGAATAACTAGATTGATGCAATTTGGCGATATGTGCCGCTAACTGTACGACCCACTGCTCAGTGACGTGGTCTATGTCTTTTCCCTCTAAAAAACGGGTCAGGACGAATCGGTGAACACCGGCTGAAACAAATGCTGGCGTCTTAAGCGTACCGTTCTTCTCTAAAAAAACATGTGTTAAATGAATCTCGCCCAAGCTGGCTGGAAAATCAGCAGCAAATAAATGGTTTGCGCCGGACCAGAAAGCAGATTCGTCTATGGTTTTTTGATTGCAGACTTT
This Methylophilus medardicus DNA region includes the following protein-coding sequences:
- a CDS encoding TonB-dependent receptor, whose product is MKPISKPLSLIGLLLTTPAFAAEDDKKAVELSEVVVSADFRPSTAQKTAVSLTEINKETIESRGAQHLEEVLNLAPNVNISAGASRGRFFQIRGMGILSQYDNPVNPSVGLIIDGIDFSRLGGAATMFDIDAVEVLQGPQGTKFGPNAIAGAITMRSVEPTKAFKMRAQAGMGEYNTLNLGVAVGGTIVEDQLLGRASIYTHKSDGYMQNDTLGRDNTQKQDELTFRSKFKLFATEDLTFDFTLMHVNVDNGYDAFTLDNSRRSRSNQPGVDTQNTNAFAVKANWQASDAVIIQSEASYLNSSSTYSFDGDWRTENDGEKHNRDRDNYAFELRALSDSAGRIFNGSTDWTVGVYRFVQDEKFKSRLDYRSFGPSEITQVAGKYNTENTAVFGQLDSHLSDKLTLISGLRVEAFKAEYADSGTVKTIPSSVRKNVNEVLLGAKLGLNYQANANQLLYTTLTRGYKPGGINNNANLPQNQREFNTEYMWNVETGLKSSWLDGSLITNLAAFYAKRLDAQTQSSTYTPNTGSFIDFYDNAARATHQGLEASIDWFMTDHFRVMGSLGYLDAKFDSYQNANPSAYNPEGRQVAHAPKYTVNLGAEFYASEAWTLRANVEGKDGFYFSDSHNAQSNGYALLNASADYRYDKHWTVRIWARNMLDKDYATRGFFFPNNPANGFLISEKYVQYGEPRVAGFTVTYDY
- a CDS encoding aminoglycoside phosphotransferase/kinase family protein, coding for MFSYPLLTAAEQACLPPLIAEPESIQARFEDSSHQLFACQTTQGEMVLKVCNQKTIDESAFWSGANHLFAADFPASLGEIHLTHVFLEKNGTLKTPAFVSAGVHRFVLTRFLEGKDIDHVTEQWVVQLAAHIAKLHQSSYSNWGTLHKPVFTAEAWASRLHDTLVFLANKQGMSMTEPTLIKALAQIDQIHETQFVPMMLDLRWDQFRGSEDNTLALIDLDAFVIAPRTLDLLLLEYVFTPAQLVIFKQHYTQSHRWPAHTKETACYQLLLFLMNILGETNLAKWMQQL
- the pnuC gene encoding nicotinamide riboside transporter PnuC, giving the protein MNAIDYQTIVTAFHQMSGWEIAAAMMGVAYILLAAKTSQWCWLFAFLSTLVYTALFWEGQLPMQALLNFYYMGMAIYGFWLWQQHGKQTETLRISRWPWLWHVGFIAVGIVVSALVTAYLQKTGQSQSPMLDAYTTVFSVMNTWLIARKILENWLYWVVVDGAATLLYVQTGYYATAVLFVLNTILALVGFISWVKLYRQQTMSMDNLVMQKG
- a CDS encoding YkoF family thiamine/hydroxymethylpyrimidine-binding protein — translated: MRISVDISLYPLTEGYVEPILEFINKLEANPNLVVKRNSLATQVFGAYRDVMDCLDAEMEAVFNALPHSVFVMKFIGTDRADVVDV